The following coding sequences lie in one Bacillaceae bacterium S4-13-56 genomic window:
- a CDS encoding tetratricopeptide repeat protein: MNKIEEAMNLMEIGLTEKAINELKLFIPHAKDEEKFEVGTLFLQWGLLNDAEAIFLDLKELYPEENELDLLLAEIYIEWEEDDRALDRLHHIDKENDFYIQALLQMADLYQSQGLFEVAEQKLQEAKRIAPEERLLDFALGELAFSSGEYKKAISYYEKVANSNLHIEDVDVTQRLAEAYAMTGSFEEALDFFDKTEHEEPDTLFQFGFTAWKQENFERAIQIWKKLINVDPDYHSVYPLLSEALEEEGRIEEAYNIAKKGIERDEYNQQLFYHTGKLAFRLNKVEEAIQFIREAIAFDPGYKEAVMYLVELFKQNDMDDELVDLITDTIKFGEEDPLYFWERARAYQRLEEYSYALNDYTEAYNSLKEDLEFLKEYGYFLLEEGKLNMASQILRSYLENEPTDMEVHELVERISGEVN; the protein is encoded by the coding sequence ATGAATAAGATAGAAGAAGCAATGAACTTAATGGAAATTGGACTTACGGAAAAGGCAATAAATGAATTGAAGTTATTTATTCCACATGCAAAAGATGAAGAAAAGTTTGAAGTTGGAACATTATTTCTGCAATGGGGCCTATTAAATGATGCCGAAGCTATTTTTCTTGATTTAAAGGAATTATATCCTGAGGAAAATGAATTGGACTTACTGCTTGCTGAAATTTATATCGAATGGGAAGAGGATGATCGGGCTTTAGATCGTCTCCATCATATTGATAAGGAGAATGACTTTTATATTCAAGCCCTATTACAAATGGCTGATTTATATCAGTCTCAAGGATTGTTTGAGGTTGCTGAACAAAAATTGCAAGAGGCTAAAAGGATAGCGCCTGAAGAACGATTGTTAGATTTTGCTTTAGGAGAATTAGCTTTTTCAAGTGGGGAGTATAAAAAAGCTATCTCGTATTATGAAAAGGTTGCAAACTCAAATTTGCATATTGAGGATGTAGATGTGACCCAACGATTAGCAGAGGCATATGCTATGACAGGATCCTTTGAAGAAGCTTTGGATTTCTTTGATAAAACAGAGCATGAAGAACCAGACACTTTGTTTCAATTTGGATTTACAGCATGGAAACAAGAGAATTTTGAACGAGCAATACAAATCTGGAAAAAGTTAATAAATGTTGATCCGGATTACCATTCTGTTTATCCTCTGCTTTCGGAGGCGTTAGAAGAAGAAGGTAGGATCGAAGAAGCTTATAATATTGCAAAAAAGGGTATAGAAAGAGATGAATATAATCAGCAATTGTTTTATCATACAGGGAAGCTGGCTTTTCGTTTAAACAAAGTAGAGGAAGCTATTCAATTTATAAGAGAGGCCATTGCCTTTGATCCAGGGTACAAAGAAGCTGTCATGTACTTGGTTGAATTGTTTAAACAGAATGATATGGATGATGAGTTAGTAGACCTAATTACCGATACCATTAAATTTGGGGAAGAAGATCCTCTTTATTTTTGGGAACGCGCAAGAGCTTATCAGAGACTTGAAGAATATTCTTATGCATTAAATGATTATACCGAAGCATATAATTCTTTAAAGGAAGATTTAGAATTTTTAAAGGAATATGGTTATTTCTTACTCGAGGAAGGAAAGTTAAATATGGCTTCTCAAATTTTACGCTCCTATCTAGAAAATGAACCTACAGATATGGAAGTTCATGAACTGGTTGAACGAATTTCGGGAGAAGTAAATTAA
- a CDS encoding prephenate dehydrogenase, which produces MKQKVFVIGLGLIGGSIAKNIKENHKAEVLGYDSNPNSVEKALSSQVIDQGITSIGEGAILSDFILLATPIDITLVLLEQLFGLTYDKPVIISDVCSVKNQIVEKVNQLDNPNIHFVGGHPMAGSHKKGIEAAKSHLFENAFYVLCPTRSCKKEDLLALEDLLSSTKSHFVEIEAPVHDQLTAVISHFPHLIASSLVHQAKKWNEQFPFLNELAAGGFRDITRIASSNPSMWQSIFSSNKEYMLPLLEDWIHEMKGLKDWIESEQKGSMLNYLSQAKEFRDTLPSRKGAIPSFYDLYVDIQDQPGALAKVTNLLAKHDISIVNIQILETREGLTGALRISFQTMKDRLSSQQILQADGYETSIGE; this is translated from the coding sequence ATGAAACAAAAGGTTTTTGTGATTGGTCTGGGCCTTATCGGGGGCTCAATTGCCAAGAACATTAAGGAAAATCATAAAGCGGAGGTGCTTGGTTACGATTCTAACCCTAATTCTGTAGAAAAGGCACTTTCCTCTCAAGTTATAGATCAAGGGATCACTTCTATAGGGGAAGGTGCGATATTATCAGATTTTATATTATTAGCAACCCCCATAGATATTACTCTGGTGCTGCTTGAGCAACTTTTTGGTTTAACTTACGATAAGCCAGTTATTATATCTGACGTTTGTTCAGTCAAAAATCAAATTGTAGAAAAAGTAAACCAATTGGATAATCCCAACATCCACTTTGTTGGAGGTCATCCAATGGCTGGTTCTCATAAAAAAGGAATTGAAGCTGCAAAGTCACATCTTTTTGAAAATGCATTTTATGTCTTATGTCCAACCCGTTCATGTAAAAAGGAGGACCTGTTGGCTTTAGAGGACTTGCTTTCAAGTACAAAAAGTCATTTTGTTGAGATTGAAGCCCCTGTTCATGACCAATTGACAGCGGTAATTTCTCACTTTCCGCATTTAATTGCTTCTTCTTTAGTTCACCAAGCGAAAAAGTGGAATGAACAGTTTCCATTTCTTAATGAATTAGCAGCTGGTGGTTTTCGGGATATCACTAGGATTGCAAGTAGTAACCCATCTATGTGGCAGTCAATATTCTCTTCAAATAAAGAATATATGTTGCCATTATTGGAAGATTGGATCCATGAAATGAAAGGTCTAAAGGATTGGATAGAATCGGAACAAAAGGGCTCGATGCTGAATTATTTGTCACAGGCTAAAGAGTTCAGAGATACTTTACCATCTAGAAAAGGTGCAATTCCATCTTTTTATGATCTCTATGTAGATATTCAAGACCAACCTGGCGCCCTCGCTAAAGTTACTAATTTATTAGCTAAACATGATATAAGTATTGTTAATATTCAAATTTTAGAAACAAGAGAAGGTTTAACAGGCGCATTAAGAATTAGCTTCCAAACAATGAAGGACAGATTATCTAGTCAGCAAATCCTTCAAGCTGATGGATATGAGACATCAATAGGTGAATGA
- a CDS encoding zinc metallopeptidase, translating to MSFGAYLIYVAFLMIIPIWANMRVRSTYKTFSKKYVSSHMTGAQVARKILDDNGLYNVKVEEVRGVLSDHYDPRTKTVRLSSDNFHQPSMAGAAVAAHEVGHAIQDATDYAFLRFRHALVPVANLGTNLSWLFILGGMIFYASNLILFGIIFMAAGVLFQLITLPVEFDASNRAMGQLVSSGIIRNDEERETRKVLNAAAWTYVAAALVAVLELARFIFIFIGMNNDD from the coding sequence ATGTCATTTGGGGCATATCTTATTTATGTAGCATTTTTAATGATTATACCAATTTGGGCTAATATGAGAGTGAGAAGCACCTATAAAACTTTTTCAAAGAAATATGTATCATCACATATGACTGGTGCACAAGTAGCTCGAAAAATTCTAGATGATAATGGACTTTACAATGTAAAAGTAGAGGAAGTCCGTGGCGTATTATCCGACCATTATGATCCAAGAACAAAGACCGTTCGATTGTCATCAGATAATTTTCATCAACCATCCATGGCTGGCGCAGCGGTTGCGGCTCATGAAGTAGGTCATGCTATTCAAGATGCTACTGATTATGCGTTTTTGAGATTTCGACATGCACTTGTTCCTGTAGCCAATTTAGGTACCAATCTCTCTTGGTTATTTATTCTTGGAGGAATGATTTTCTACGCTTCAAATTTGATCTTATTTGGAATTATCTTTATGGCAGCTGGTGTACTTTTTCAACTTATTACTTTGCCAGTTGAATTTGATGCATCCAATCGTGCCATGGGACAATTAGTTTCCTCTGGAATTATTAGAAATGACGAAGAAAGGGAAACCCGAAAAGTATTAAATGCTGCAGCTTGGACTTATGTTGCTGCTGCACTTGTAGCAGTATTAGAGTTAGCCCGTTTCATTTTTATCTTTATCGGTATGAACAATGATGATTAA
- a CDS encoding sporulation protein YpjB, with protein MRKKIVLAYVIITSVLLLEILVPNTNSRVNALHSNEYEHFANELVEYVENGEWQKADNLLLNFQDELLKEREKSNVRNTLLSNVIELQQIIDQPVYSNQIKKDKAVRISYLVQAIGKNSEDFWQVRKNMFEQKLMKISVSIDKKDKNWGRLKGELKQEYENLFAVYDVMYPAIENQQEWEDLRELVGQIINSKEFDDNTEEAIMTMEDKWAIVAQSPHRQADDSFWRLLLTIGSILTATLSYVAWRKFLAES; from the coding sequence ATGAGGAAAAAAATTGTACTAGCCTATGTGATCATTACCAGTGTACTTCTTTTAGAAATACTGGTTCCGAACACTAACTCTAGGGTCAATGCCTTACATTCAAACGAATATGAGCATTTTGCGAATGAATTAGTTGAATATGTTGAAAATGGTGAATGGCAAAAAGCGGACAACCTTCTTTTGAATTTTCAAGATGAACTGCTAAAAGAAAGGGAAAAATCAAATGTAAGAAATACACTGTTATCAAATGTCATAGAATTACAACAAATCATTGACCAACCTGTTTATTCAAATCAAATAAAAAAGGATAAGGCTGTTAGAATTTCGTATTTGGTTCAAGCTATTGGGAAAAACTCGGAGGATTTTTGGCAGGTTAGAAAAAACATGTTTGAGCAAAAACTGATGAAGATTTCAGTATCAATCGATAAGAAAGATAAGAATTGGGGACGATTAAAAGGAGAACTTAAGCAGGAATATGAGAACTTATTTGCTGTATACGATGTGATGTACCCTGCAATTGAAAATCAACAAGAATGGGAAGATCTCCGTGAGTTAGTTGGACAAATCATAAATTCCAAAGAATTTGATGACAACACAGAAGAGGCGATTATGACGATGGAAGATAAATGGGCCATCGTTGCTCAATCTCCCCATCGACAGGCGGATGATTCTTTTTGGAGGTTATTATTAACTATAGGCAGTATTCTTACTGCAACATTAAGTTATGTGGCTTGGAGAAAATTTCTTGCGGAAAGCTGA
- the hisC gene encoding histidinol-phosphate transaminase, with product MKAKPIMSKLKPYQPGRTMEQVKQKYGLEKVVKLASNENPFGCSPQVKNSLVREYDNLTLYPDGYATELRNKVASHLGVAPEMLIFGNGSDEIVQILSRAILEKGTNTVMASPTFSQYKHNALIEGAEIKEVPAIDGSHDLEGMLHAINDQTRIVWLCSPNNPTGKYIAKNQMEDFLMRCPKNVIVVVDEAYYEYVTANDYPELVPELSKHPNLVLLRTFSKAYGLASLRVGYGIASQEIIQLIEPAREPFNTSRFAQQAATAAMDDQEFIKKTVIKNKEGRSKLIQFCEELNLSYYPSEANFLTIHLPCSGDEMFEYLMKNGYIVRSGEALGVPNSIRVTIGTEEDLDSISKLIEKKVNEIRKMEKNS from the coding sequence ATGAAAGCAAAACCAATCATGTCAAAGCTAAAACCATATCAACCTGGAAGAACTATGGAACAAGTTAAACAAAAATATGGTTTGGAAAAAGTAGTGAAACTTGCTTCCAATGAGAATCCATTTGGATGCTCTCCTCAAGTGAAAAATTCCCTTGTAAGAGAGTACGACAATCTTACACTTTATCCTGATGGATATGCTACAGAATTGAGAAATAAGGTAGCTTCTCATTTAGGGGTTGCCCCTGAAATGTTGATTTTTGGGAATGGTTCGGATGAAATAGTCCAAATTTTAAGTCGAGCCATTCTTGAAAAAGGTACAAATACTGTTATGGCAAGTCCAACTTTTTCCCAATATAAGCACAATGCTCTCATTGAGGGTGCTGAGATTAAGGAAGTGCCAGCTATAGATGGAAGTCATGACCTAGAGGGTATGTTACATGCAATCAATGATCAAACCCGTATTGTATGGTTATGTTCTCCAAATAATCCGACTGGGAAATATATTGCAAAAAATCAAATGGAAGACTTCTTAATGAGATGTCCTAAAAATGTCATTGTAGTAGTAGATGAGGCCTATTATGAGTATGTGACAGCTAATGATTATCCAGAATTAGTTCCTGAACTTAGTAAGCATCCAAACCTTGTTCTATTAAGAACTTTCTCGAAAGCATATGGTTTAGCTTCCTTAAGGGTTGGTTATGGTATTGCTTCTCAAGAAATTATTCAACTTATCGAACCAGCACGAGAACCTTTTAACACTTCAAGATTCGCTCAACAAGCCGCAACTGCAGCTATGGATGATCAAGAATTTATAAAGAAAACTGTTATCAAGAATAAAGAAGGACGATCTAAACTTATTCAGTTTTGTGAAGAACTCAACTTATCATATTATCCTTCTGAGGCAAACTTTTTAACCATCCATCTCCCATGCAGTGGAGATGAGATGTTTGAGTATTTAATGAAAAATGGGTATATTGTACGTTCAGGAGAAGCGTTGGGGGTTCCGAATTCTATAAGGGTCACCATTGGGACGGAAGAAGACTTGGATTCTATTTCGAAATTGATAGAGAAGAAGGTCAACGAGATTAGGAAAATGGAGAAAAATTCATGA
- a CDS encoding ReoY family proteolytic degradation factor, with amino-acid sequence MNIPVSVEDKKEFVRWFLNNFQLKRRESVWILNYLMNHDSLMRQVHFVEEARFCPRGIVISTHCVEDVPFRFYKDQIMTTDAEKSFHDIRLNRDEPVYIQLNFKDSNRSAQYAAVLEENPFIPTDLYITEKDQQVAEQFLEESIKLYQEEKLLQAIDKALDDGDQETFLKLSSQLNKQKQSTN; translated from the coding sequence ATGAACATTCCTGTGTCTGTCGAAGATAAAAAAGAGTTTGTCAGGTGGTTTTTAAATAATTTCCAATTGAAACGCAGAGAGAGCGTTTGGATTCTCAATTATTTAATGAATCATGATTCGTTAATGAGACAGGTTCATTTTGTTGAGGAAGCAAGATTTTGTCCTAGGGGTATTGTTATCTCAACCCATTGTGTAGAGGACGTTCCTTTCCGTTTTTACAAGGATCAGATTATGACAACAGATGCAGAGAAGTCTTTTCATGACATTAGGCTAAACCGAGATGAACCCGTTTACATCCAGTTAAACTTTAAGGATTCAAATCGCTCTGCTCAATATGCTGCTGTGTTAGAGGAAAATCCTTTTATTCCAACGGATCTTTATATTACAGAAAAGGATCAACAAGTTGCCGAACAATTTTTAGAAGAAAGTATTAAGCTATATCAAGAAGAGAAATTGCTGCAAGCCATTGATAAAGCATTAGATGATGGGGATCAGGAAACTTTCCTGAAATTGTCTAGTCAGCTTAACAAGCAAAAACAGTCTACAAACTAA
- the aroA gene encoding 3-phosphoshikimate 1-carboxyvinyltransferase: MDKTLEVFQQPVYGEIIVPGDKSMSHRAVIFGALSKGKTHITNLLTGEDCLRTVKAFQALGVSIDVNDTSCEIDSQGPTSFKEPTEPIYFGNSGTTARLLIGLFSSIPGHYVVYGDYSLSKRPMDRVVSPLKQMGASINGRSNGSKLPIAIEGKQLKGMTYELPVHSAQVKTAILLAGMFSDGTTTVIEPVPTRDHTERMLPAFGGKIDIKDNQISITNQQSLMGTNVTIPGDISSAAFFIVASAIIPGSDITIRDVGLNPTRTGVIDILLQMGADITVTPTRNIGEEPVGDIRVKGSPLKGTVIQGDIIPRLIDEIPILALAASQAEGPTIIKDAKELRYKETDRIEAVATTLRKLGVNVTTFDDGISIEGTSKLRGGEFETYSDHRIGMMVAIASLLTSEPVTLKEVEMIDISYPNFFEHLEQLKRKEKHK; the protein is encoded by the coding sequence TTGGATAAAACATTAGAAGTATTTCAACAACCTGTTTATGGTGAAATCATCGTGCCAGGGGACAAATCCATGTCCCACCGTGCTGTTATTTTCGGTGCCCTTTCTAAAGGGAAAACACATATCACAAATTTACTTACAGGTGAAGACTGTCTTCGAACGGTTAAAGCCTTTCAAGCCCTTGGAGTTTCCATTGATGTAAATGATACTTCCTGCGAAATCGATAGTCAGGGACCAACTTCTTTTAAAGAGCCAACAGAACCTATTTATTTTGGGAATTCCGGGACTACAGCTCGTTTGTTAATTGGACTATTCTCCTCCATACCAGGACATTATGTAGTGTATGGGGATTATTCTCTTTCCAAAAGGCCTATGGATCGTGTCGTAAGCCCTTTAAAACAAATGGGGGCTAGTATTAATGGAAGATCTAATGGATCTAAACTCCCGATTGCAATTGAAGGAAAACAGTTAAAGGGAATGACTTATGAGTTGCCTGTACATAGTGCACAAGTAAAAACAGCCATTTTGCTTGCTGGTATGTTTTCTGATGGAACTACTACTGTTATTGAACCAGTTCCAACTAGAGATCACACGGAAAGAATGCTCCCTGCTTTTGGAGGGAAAATTGACATTAAAGATAATCAGATTTCAATAACGAATCAGCAATCATTGATGGGGACAAATGTTACTATACCTGGAGATATATCTTCAGCCGCATTCTTTATTGTAGCTTCAGCCATTATACCGGGTAGTGACATCACCATCCGTGATGTAGGTTTAAATCCAACCAGAACTGGAGTAATTGATATCCTCCTACAAATGGGAGCTGATATTACTGTGACTCCTACAAGAAATATTGGGGAAGAGCCAGTTGGTGATATTAGGGTGAAAGGTAGTCCTTTAAAAGGAACTGTTATTCAAGGAGATATTATCCCTAGACTTATTGATGAAATCCCAATATTAGCTTTAGCCGCAAGTCAGGCAGAGGGTCCAACCATTATTAAAGATGCAAAGGAACTTAGATATAAAGAAACAGATAGAATAGAAGCGGTTGCTACTACTTTACGAAAACTAGGAGTTAATGTCACTACATTCGATGATGGAATAAGTATAGAAGGAACAAGCAAACTTAGAGGGGGGGAATTTGAAACATATAGTGATCATCGTATAGGTATGATGGTTGCTATTGCTTCCCTGCTTACGAGTGAGCCTGTAACCCTTAAAGAAGTTGAGATGATTGATATTTCTTATCCGAATTTCTTCGAACACCTCGAACAACTAAAAAGGAAAGAAAAACATAAATAA
- the aroH gene encoding chorismate mutase: MIRGVRGATTVPENNQIMIEDYTEELLREMVHFNQIVPDQVASVFISVTNDINAGFPAKALRKLKRWEFVPVMCMQEIPVPNGLEKCIRIMMHIETEREQQEIEHIYLHEAVKLRPDLVKHKQEETKE; this comes from the coding sequence TTGATTAGGGGAGTAAGAGGTGCAACCACTGTACCAGAGAACAACCAAATAATGATAGAAGACTATACGGAAGAGCTACTTAGGGAAATGGTTCATTTCAATCAAATTGTTCCAGACCAAGTTGCCTCTGTCTTTATTTCTGTAACCAACGATATAAATGCAGGGTTTCCTGCAAAAGCATTGCGCAAATTGAAACGCTGGGAATTTGTTCCGGTAATGTGTATGCAGGAAATCCCAGTTCCAAATGGATTAGAAAAATGTATTAGAATTATGATGCATATTGAAACAGAAAGAGAACAACAGGAGATTGAACATATTTATTTACACGAAGCTGTTAAGCTGCGTCCAGACTTAGTAAAGCACAAACAGGAGGAAACGAAAGAATGA
- a CDS encoding ubiquinol-cytochrome c reductase iron-sulfur subunit, with product MADKKQQVSRRQFLNYTLTGVGGFMAAGMLAPMVRFAIDPVLQPKKKGEFISVVEVEKLTNEPQRFDFEFEQEDAWYTSTVTKSAWVYIDENEDIIAMSPVCTHLGCTVSWEGNEDYPDQFFCPCHGGRYEKDGTNIKGTPPTEPLHRYEHQVDDGMLYLSTKAKPRGEA from the coding sequence ATGGCAGATAAAAAACAACAGGTATCCCGACGCCAGTTTTTAAACTACACACTAACAGGTGTGGGTGGTTTTATGGCAGCAGGAATGCTCGCACCTATGGTTCGATTTGCAATTGATCCTGTACTACAGCCTAAAAAGAAGGGTGAATTTATTTCAGTAGTAGAAGTGGAGAAGTTAACGAATGAACCTCAGCGTTTCGACTTTGAATTTGAACAAGAAGATGCATGGTATACTTCTACCGTTACAAAGTCAGCATGGGTGTATATTGATGAAAATGAAGATATTATTGCGATGTCGCCAGTATGTACTCATTTAGGTTGTACTGTAAGTTGGGAAGGGAACGAAGATTACCCTGATCAATTTTTCTGTCCATGTCATGGCGGTCGTTATGAGAAGGATGGAACAAACATTAAAGGTACACCACCTACTGAGCCACTTCATCGATATGAACATCAAGTCGATGATGGCATGCTATATCTAAGTACTAAAGCTAAGCCGAGAGGGGAGGCATAA
- a CDS encoding DUF1405 domain-containing protein: protein MNRSFLWLLWITNLVGTLYGYYWYMDQLKRTPMEFLLFVPDSPTASLFFVFVLTAFLLKKHFPYMEALALVSLLKYGIWAVVMNLLTLFVSGSLHWTGYMLIASHGAMAIQGILYSPYYRIKIRHLVVASLWVLHNEIIDYVFHMMPVYGSLSHYMDEIGYFTFWLSVACIALAYALTVRKTMIHQYRFFH, encoded by the coding sequence ATGAATCGCTCGTTTCTATGGCTGTTGTGGATTACTAACCTTGTGGGGACTCTCTACGGCTACTATTGGTATATGGACCAATTAAAAAGAACCCCGATGGAATTTTTGTTATTTGTTCCAGATAGCCCAACTGCCAGTTTATTTTTTGTTTTCGTATTAACAGCCTTTTTATTAAAAAAACATTTCCCATATATGGAGGCCTTGGCTTTAGTGTCGTTATTAAAATATGGGATATGGGCCGTTGTCATGAATTTGCTGACGTTATTTGTTTCAGGTTCTTTGCATTGGACAGGGTATATGTTAATTGCTTCCCATGGAGCGATGGCTATTCAAGGTATCTTATATAGTCCGTATTATCGTATCAAGATAAGACACTTAGTAGTTGCTTCTTTATGGGTTTTACATAACGAAATCATAGACTATGTCTTTCATATGATGCCTGTCTATGGTTCACTCTCCCACTATATGGACGAAATTGGTTATTTTACATTCTGGTTAAGCGTGGCTTGTATCGCGCTTGCGTATGCACTTACTGTAAGGAAAACAATGATTCATCAATACAGATTTTTTCATTAG
- a CDS encoding cytochrome b6, translated as MIQKLYNWVDDRLDIAPLWRDIADHEVPEHVNPAYHFSAFVYCFGGLTFFVTVIQVLSGMFLTMYYTPDIERAWQSVFYLQQEVAYGQIVRGMHHWGASLVIVMMFLHTLRVFFQGAYKKPRELNWIVGVLIFFVILGLGFTGYLLPWDNKAYFATQVGLEIAEQVPFIGEQVKTLLAGDPEIVGAQTLTRFFAIHVFFLPAALFGLMALHFVMIRKQGISGPM; from the coding sequence GTGATTCAAAAATTATATAACTGGGTAGATGATCGTCTGGACATAGCACCTCTCTGGAGGGATATCGCAGACCATGAAGTACCAGAACATGTTAATCCAGCATATCACTTCTCTGCTTTCGTTTATTGTTTTGGAGGATTGACCTTTTTTGTAACTGTTATCCAAGTGTTATCAGGTATGTTTTTAACTATGTATTATACACCGGATATTGAAAGAGCATGGCAATCCGTCTTTTATTTGCAACAAGAAGTGGCTTATGGACAAATTGTTCGTGGAATGCATCACTGGGGGGCAAGCCTTGTCATCGTTATGATGTTCTTACATACATTAAGGGTTTTCTTCCAAGGTGCCTATAAAAAGCCCCGTGAGTTAAACTGGATTGTTGGTGTCCTTATCTTTTTTGTTATATTAGGTTTAGGATTTACCGGTTATCTATTACCTTGGGATAATAAGGCATATTTTGCTACACAAGTTGGTTTAGAAATTGCAGAACAAGTTCCGTTTATAGGAGAGCAAGTGAAAACATTACTTGCTGGGGACCCTGAAATTGTTGGTGCACAAACCCTCACTCGTTTCTTTGCCATCCATGTTTTCTTTTTACCGGCTGCCTTATTTGGACTCATGGCATTACACTTTGTTATGATTCGAAAACAAGGTATTTCCGGACCAATGTAA
- a CDS encoding c-type cytochrome, whose translation MHKGKGMKFVGDSRVTAERKPHIPKDYSEYPGKTEAFWPNFLLKEWLIGAVFLVGFLTLTAAHPSPLEKVADPTDGSYIPLPDWYFLFLYQLLKYEFAGGDYILIGALVIPGLAFGALLLTPFLDNGPERRPTRRPITTGLMLLALASVTWLTYESAAHVDWEQRAKSAKIVEAVEIDKEDPGYAVYENNCLMCHGSDLQGDSAPPLLDIDYTAEEIKDIAVNGKGAMPAGVFKGTDEELEQLAEFIVKMNEK comes from the coding sequence GTGCATAAAGGAAAAGGAATGAAGTTTGTCGGTGATTCCCGAGTCACCGCTGAACGTAAACCACATATACCGAAAGATTATTCAGAATATCCAGGAAAAACAGAAGCTTTTTGGCCTAACTTCTTATTGAAAGAATGGCTGATTGGTGCAGTTTTTTTGGTGGGATTTTTAACTTTAACTGCAGCTCACCCATCGCCGTTAGAGAAAGTTGCTGATCCAACAGATGGAAGCTATATCCCCCTTCCAGACTGGTATTTCTTATTTCTTTATCAATTATTGAAATACGAGTTTGCCGGTGGAGATTATATCCTAATTGGTGCTCTAGTTATACCAGGACTTGCTTTTGGAGCACTTCTATTAACTCCGTTTCTTGACAATGGTCCTGAGAGACGTCCTACAAGACGCCCTATTACAACTGGGCTCATGTTACTTGCTTTAGCCTCTGTTACATGGTTGACATATGAATCTGCTGCACATGTCGATTGGGAACAACGTGCAAAATCAGCTAAGATTGTCGAAGCGGTTGAAATTGATAAAGAAGATCCAGGTTATGCTGTTTATGAAAATAACTGTTTGATGTGCCATGGATCAGATCTACAAGGTGATTCTGCTCCACCTTTATTAGATATTGATTATACAGCAGAAGAGATTAAAGATATTGCTGTAAATGGTAAGGGAGCTATGCCTGCAGGAGTATTTAAAGGTACCGATGAAGAACTTGAGCAACTTGCAGAATTTATTGTTAAAATGAATGAGAAGTAA
- a CDS encoding DUF2487 family protein gives MEKERTNENMLYQSHDLEQYYSAKEYIDTLLIPLLPISMKNENESKKTADQNELLTLFSNEIENQYKGRCLLTPPYTYFTGDLWNNEKERLLMWQQSFAPLPFKYFVFITSDHSWKLVEKFMDGYFVWFPSIPTKELQDQEVKKIIQTQVDEVSQFMKMIWKS, from the coding sequence ATGGAAAAGGAAAGGACGAATGAAAATATGTTATATCAATCTCATGATTTGGAACAATATTATAGTGCAAAAGAATATATAGATACCTTATTAATCCCTTTGTTACCTATATCTATGAAAAATGAAAATGAGTCTAAAAAAACAGCTGATCAAAATGAATTACTAACCCTCTTTTCGAATGAAATCGAAAATCAATATAAAGGAAGATGTTTACTTACACCACCCTATACATATTTTACCGGGGATTTGTGGAATAATGAAAAAGAAAGGTTACTGATGTGGCAACAATCTTTTGCTCCATTACCCTTTAAATATTTTGTGTTTATTACATCGGATCATAGCTGGAAACTAGTTGAAAAGTTTATGGATGGTTATTTTGTATGGTTTCCTTCCATTCCAACTAAAGAACTGCAGGACCAAGAAGTTAAGAAAATCATTCAAACACAAGTGGATGAAGTATCACAATTCATGAAAATGATTTGGAAGTCTTAA